The Thamnophis elegans isolate rThaEle1 chromosome Z, rThaEle1.pri, whole genome shotgun sequence genome contains a region encoding:
- the LOC116523049 gene encoding mas-related G-protein coupled receptor member H-like — protein MASPSPFTVLPQINATFTGKNRTCYDSGINEEVLVFAIFTILFCVLGMLGNGLVIWLLGSSIKRNTFAIYIINLSVADFGFLTFEMIIETHWLFTHLYCDFPYELFQMGMLLMYSTGQFLLTAISIDRCVSVLFPIWYRCHRPVHLFTTVCAVIWAISFILSSIHFTMVAVDGFGNSYTLMYQFIINAVLCLPLMTISSVALFIKIGFISKSQRRRKLLTAILLTLFFFLVLAFPLNAFYFILYAFKYIHPNLVHYGYLCTCINSGINPVIYYLVGRQRGKAQKGIKDLFQKVFKEEELSTEELETSEVSKI, from the coding sequence ATggcatccccctcccctttcactgtCTTACCACAAATCAATGCAACATTCACTGGCAAAAACAGAACCTGTTATGATTCTGGCATAAACGAAGAAGTGCTTGTTTTTGCAATCTTCACTATACTTTTCTGTGTATTGGGAATGTTGGGCAACGGCCTTGTGATCTGGTTACTGGGCTCCTCCATTAAGAGGAACACTTTTGCCATTTATATTATCAACCTCTCTGTTGCAGACTTTGGTTTTCTCACCTTTGAGATGATCATCGAAACCCACTGGCTTTTTACACATTTGTATTGTGACTTTCCCTATGAACTCTTCCAGATGGGCATGCTGTTAATGTACAGTACGGGGCAATTTCTCCTGACAGCCATCAGTATCGACAGGTGTGTTTCGGTCCTTTTCCCAATTTGGTATCGATGCCACCGGCCGGTGCACCTGTTCACGACTGTGTGTGCTGTCATCTGGGCCATTTCCTTCATCCTCTCTTCAATTCATTTCACAATGGTAGCAGTTgatggatttggaaacagttATACTCTGATGTATCAGTTCATCATTAATGCTGTGCTTTGCCTCCCACTGATGACCATCTCCAGTGTCGCCTTATTTATCAAAATTGGCTTTATATCCAAAAGTCAAAGGCGGAGGAAGCTTTTGACAGCTATTTTGCTCacgcttttcttctttttagtcTTGGCTTTTCCATTAAATGCCTTCTATTTTATCCTGTATGCTTTCAAATACATACACCCCAACCTTGTACATTATGGCTACTTGTGTACCTGCATCAACAGCGGCATTAACCCAGTGATCTATTACCTGGTGGGGAGACAGAGAGGTAAAGCCCAGAAAGGCATCAAAGACTTGTTTCAGAAGGTTTTCAAGGAGGAAGAACTATCTACTGAAGAACTGGAAACTTCGGAAGTTTCCAAGATCTGA